In Arthrobacter burdickii, one DNA window encodes the following:
- the hisD gene encoding histidinol dehydrogenase: MNPAPTTPTVGFRTIDLRGRTLSPGELKGAMPRAAASASSSEAAVQAIIDDVRSRGLDALRDFARRFDGVEREHPRVPAGIIEAAVAGLDAPVRAALEEAIRRARVFARAQVPDDVEVEVAPGARLTHKWIAVDRVGLYVPGGLAVYPSSVVMNVVPAQAAGVGSIALASPPQKEFGGWPHPVILAAASMLGITEVYAMGGAQAIAALAYGIEGEGDGSGQHAIDPVNVITGPGNVFVATAKRLVRGRVGIDSEAGTTEIAVLADATADAGLVAADLVSQSEHDPQAASVLVTDSEDLAAAVVEALQGRAASTRHADRVRTALSGPQSGVILVDDLDHGIAVCDAYAAEHLEIQTADARAVAGRIRNAGAIFVGNYSPVSLGDYCAGSNHVLPTSGTAAFASGLNVTTFLRAVQLVDYDREALREVSSSIVALSRAENLPAHGEAVTARFDDAL; this comes from the coding sequence GTGAATCCAGCGCCCACCACCCCGACCGTCGGCTTCCGCACCATCGACCTGCGCGGGCGGACCCTGTCCCCGGGCGAGCTGAAGGGCGCCATGCCCCGGGCAGCCGCCAGCGCCTCCTCCTCCGAGGCGGCCGTCCAGGCCATCATCGACGACGTCCGGTCGCGTGGCCTCGACGCTCTGCGGGACTTCGCCCGGCGGTTCGACGGCGTCGAGCGGGAGCACCCCCGCGTGCCGGCCGGGATCATCGAAGCGGCTGTCGCCGGACTCGACGCCCCGGTGCGTGCGGCACTCGAGGAAGCGATCCGGCGCGCGCGTGTCTTCGCCCGGGCGCAGGTCCCGGACGACGTCGAGGTGGAGGTCGCCCCCGGAGCCCGCCTCACGCACAAGTGGATCGCGGTGGACCGCGTGGGGCTCTACGTCCCCGGCGGACTGGCGGTCTATCCGTCCTCCGTGGTGATGAACGTGGTGCCTGCGCAGGCCGCCGGCGTCGGCTCGATCGCCCTCGCATCGCCACCGCAGAAGGAGTTCGGCGGCTGGCCGCACCCGGTCATCCTCGCCGCGGCATCGATGCTCGGCATCACCGAGGTGTACGCGATGGGCGGGGCCCAGGCCATCGCGGCCCTCGCCTACGGCATCGAGGGGGAGGGCGACGGCTCCGGGCAGCACGCCATCGATCCGGTCAACGTCATCACCGGTCCGGGCAACGTCTTCGTCGCCACGGCCAAGCGCCTGGTCCGCGGGCGGGTCGGCATCGACTCGGAGGCGGGCACCACGGAGATCGCGGTCCTCGCGGATGCCACGGCCGACGCCGGCCTCGTCGCCGCCGACCTCGTGAGCCAGTCGGAGCACGATCCGCAGGCCGCGTCGGTCCTGGTGACGGACTCCGAGGACCTCGCGGCCGCCGTCGTCGAGGCCCTCCAGGGGCGCGCCGCCTCCACACGGCACGCCGACCGGGTCCGTACGGCTCTCTCGGGTCCCCAGTCGGGCGTGATCCTCGTCGACGACCTCGACCACGGCATCGCCGTATGCGATGCCTACGCCGCCGAGCACCTCGAGATCCAGACGGCGGACGCGCGGGCCGTGGCAGGACGGATCCGCAATGCGGGCGCCATCTTCGTGGGCAACTACAGCCCCGTCAGCCTGGGTGACTACTGCGCCGGATCGAACCACGTCCTGCCGACCAGCGGGACCGCGGCCTTCGCCTCGGGCCTGAACGTCACGACCTTCCTGCGTGCCGTCCAGCTCGTCGACTATGACCGCGAGGCGTTGCGCGAGGTGTCGTCCTCGATCGTCGCGCTGTCGCGTGCGGAGAACCTGCCCGCGCACGGCGAGGCGGTCACGGCCCGCTTCGACGACGCCCTCTGA
- the lspA gene encoding signal peptidase II: MNEHQPAEPAPEPQTGSSAVPDAQSPHAKSPEALSPDSAPSPAFPDAAGPGSASPSPASPEPASPEPVSPSPGPAVAGAAQGRSHARRVPARYGVVMLLCTLAAYVIDQLTKAWVVSTMSEGQVIPVLPTLLSWRFIRNPGAAFSIGTDYTWVFTIIMVVVAVAIALQVRNIASWGWSVALGLVLGGALGNLTDRLLREPSFGQGHVVDFIALPNFAIFNIADSAVVSGVVLICILTLRGIGMDGRRSSDTQAAARAADAPEGRTGERDGDGR, translated from the coding sequence GTGAACGAGCACCAGCCCGCCGAACCCGCACCCGAGCCGCAGACCGGATCGTCCGCCGTCCCGGACGCCCAGTCCCCGCATGCGAAGTCCCCGGAAGCCCTGTCACCGGACTCCGCGCCGAGCCCCGCGTTCCCGGACGCAGCCGGCCCGGGTTCCGCCTCCCCGTCACCTGCGAGCCCGGAACCTGCGAGCCCGGAACCTGTCTCCCCGAGCCCTGGCCCGGCGGTCGCCGGCGCGGCCCAGGGGCGGAGCCACGCCCGCCGGGTCCCCGCCCGGTACGGCGTCGTCATGCTCCTCTGCACGCTCGCCGCCTACGTGATCGATCAGCTCACCAAGGCCTGGGTGGTGTCGACGATGAGCGAGGGCCAGGTCATCCCCGTGCTCCCGACCCTGCTCAGCTGGCGCTTCATCCGGAATCCGGGAGCGGCCTTCTCGATCGGGACGGACTACACCTGGGTCTTCACGATCATCATGGTGGTCGTGGCCGTGGCCATCGCACTGCAGGTGCGGAACATCGCCTCCTGGGGCTGGTCGGTGGCGCTCGGCCTGGTCCTCGGCGGGGCGCTCGGCAACCTCACGGACCGGCTCCTGAGGGAGCCCTCCTTCGGCCAGGGCCACGTGGTGGACTTCATCGCGCTGCCGAACTTCGCCATCTTCAACATCGCGGACTCGGCCGTCGTGAGCGGAGTGGTGCTCATCTGCATCCTGACCCTGCGCGGCATCGGCATGGACGGCCGGCGCAGCTCAGACACGCAGGCGGCCGCGCGGGCGGCCGACGCGCCGGAGGGCAGGACCGGGGAGCGTGATGGCGATGGCCGATGA
- the ppgK gene encoding polyphosphate--glucose phosphotransferase, protein MAKDTDKKKSKKLPATVIGVDIGGTGIKGGIVDLEKGVIVGERYRIPTPKPSTPEAVAEVVAQIVAELSSRPEGPAADVPVGVTFPAIIQHGVARSAANVDKSWVNTDVDALFTKVLGRDVHVINDADAAGLAEVRYGAGKGKMGTVLVITLGTGIGSAFIFDGRLVPNAELGHLEIDGYDAETKASAVARERDGIDWDEYAVRLQRYFSHVEFLFSPELFIVGGGISKRSSEYLPSLQLRTPIIPAQLKNHAGIVGGALQAALLLGTKRHTAAGALALTPPDLG, encoded by the coding sequence ATGGCCAAGGACACCGACAAGAAGAAATCGAAGAAGCTCCCCGCAACGGTGATCGGAGTCGATATCGGCGGCACGGGCATCAAGGGCGGCATCGTCGACCTCGAGAAGGGCGTGATCGTCGGGGAGCGCTACCGCATCCCCACACCCAAGCCGTCCACGCCCGAGGCTGTCGCCGAGGTCGTCGCCCAGATCGTCGCCGAGCTCTCCTCGCGGCCGGAGGGTCCCGCCGCCGACGTGCCCGTCGGCGTCACCTTCCCGGCCATCATCCAGCACGGCGTCGCCCGCTCGGCGGCGAACGTCGACAAGAGCTGGGTCAACACCGACGTCGATGCCCTCTTCACGAAGGTCCTCGGACGGGACGTCCACGTCATCAACGACGCCGACGCGGCAGGGCTCGCGGAGGTCCGCTACGGCGCGGGCAAGGGCAAGATGGGGACCGTCCTGGTCATCACCCTCGGGACGGGCATCGGCTCCGCCTTCATCTTCGACGGGCGGCTGGTCCCCAACGCCGAACTCGGTCACCTGGAGATCGACGGGTACGACGCCGAGACGAAGGCATCAGCCGTGGCTCGCGAGCGGGACGGGATCGACTGGGACGAATACGCCGTGCGGCTCCAGCGCTACTTCTCGCACGTCGAGTTCCTCTTCTCGCCCGAGCTGTTCATCGTGGGCGGCGGCATCTCGAAGCGGAGCAGCGAGTACCTGCCGTCCCTCCAACTGCGCACCCCGATCATCCCGGCACAGCTGAAGAACCACGCCGGCATCGTGGGCGGCGCCCTGCAGGCGGCGCTGCTCCTGGGCACCAAGCGCCATACGGCAGCCGGCGCCCTCGCCCTGACCCCACCCGACCTGGGCTGA
- a CDS encoding DivIVA domain-containing protein encodes MALTPEDVVNKRFQPTKFREGYDQDEVDDFLDEIVVELRRLNAENEELRKAAGGSSDVSPATAVPAPVAASTKTDEVPAEDNLPEVAADVEAPAPAPAPAAPAASTGTAESAAGVLAMAQRLHDEYVTAGLEQRDKIIAEAQLEANGLVNDAQDKSRTILGELEDQKSMLESTVEQLRGFERDYRARLKAYIEGQLRDLDARGSLATDAAAS; translated from the coding sequence ATGGCTCTGACGCCAGAAGACGTTGTCAACAAGAGGTTCCAGCCGACGAAGTTCCGCGAGGGCTACGACCAGGACGAGGTGGATGACTTCCTCGACGAGATCGTCGTCGAGCTCCGCCGCCTGAACGCCGAGAACGAGGAACTGCGCAAGGCCGCGGGAGGCTCCTCGGACGTCTCGCCGGCGACCGCCGTACCGGCGCCGGTCGCCGCCAGCACGAAGACCGACGAGGTCCCCGCCGAGGACAACCTGCCGGAGGTCGCCGCCGACGTCGAAGCGCCCGCGCCGGCCCCCGCTCCCGCCGCACCCGCAGCGTCGACCGGTACTGCCGAGTCCGCCGCCGGAGTCCTCGCCATGGCCCAGCGCCTGCACGACGAGTACGTCACCGCCGGTCTCGAGCAGCGTGACAAGATCATCGCCGAGGCCCAGCTCGAGGCCAACGGCCTGGTCAACGACGCCCAGGACAAGAGCCGCACGATCCTCGGCGAGCTGGAGGACCAGAAGTCCATGCTCGAGAGCACTGTCGAGCAGCTGCGCGGGTTCGAGCGCGACTACCGCGCCCGCCTCAAGGCCTACATCGAAGGCCAGCTGCGCGATCTGGACGCCCGCGGGTCCCTCGCGACCGACGCGGCGGCTTCCTAG
- a CDS encoding RluA family pseudouridine synthase, translating to MAMADEHQEVVVPESDGGSRADAALARLLGVSRSAVAQWCADGRVLRGGARLAKSDRVDAGDRLDVDLPDPEDKHRVIPEAVDGMGILLDDEDFVVVDKPVGVAAHPSPGWVGPTVVGALAAAGYRISTSGAPERVGIVHRLDVGTSGAMVVAKTEPAYTALKRAFKERTVDKVYHAVVQGLPEPLKGTIDAPIGRHPHHEWRFAVMEGGRDSVTHYEVLEAFGRASLVEVHLETGRTHQIRVHFSALRHPCAGDLTYGADPRLAAELGLTRQWLHAHRLGFAHPRTGEPVSVTSPYPVDLAYALTALSRGLV from the coding sequence ATGGCGATGGCCGATGAGCACCAGGAGGTCGTCGTCCCCGAGTCCGACGGCGGCAGCCGCGCCGATGCGGCCCTCGCACGCCTGCTCGGCGTCTCCCGCTCGGCGGTCGCTCAGTGGTGCGCCGACGGCAGGGTGCTGCGCGGCGGGGCCCGCCTCGCGAAGTCGGACCGCGTCGACGCCGGCGACCGCCTCGACGTGGACCTGCCCGATCCCGAGGACAAGCACCGCGTGATCCCCGAAGCCGTCGACGGCATGGGCATCCTGCTCGACGACGAGGACTTCGTCGTCGTGGACAAGCCGGTCGGCGTCGCCGCGCATCCGTCGCCGGGCTGGGTGGGGCCGACGGTCGTCGGCGCCCTCGCCGCCGCGGGATACCGGATCTCGACGTCGGGCGCGCCCGAGCGCGTCGGGATCGTGCACCGGCTCGACGTGGGGACCTCCGGCGCGATGGTGGTCGCCAAGACCGAGCCCGCCTACACCGCGCTGAAGCGTGCCTTCAAGGAGCGGACGGTCGACAAGGTGTACCACGCCGTCGTGCAGGGCCTGCCCGAGCCGCTGAAGGGGACCATCGATGCTCCCATCGGACGCCACCCCCACCACGAGTGGCGGTTCGCCGTCATGGAGGGAGGCCGGGACTCGGTGACCCACTACGAGGTGCTGGAGGCGTTCGGCCGTGCGAGCCTGGTGGAGGTGCACCTCGAGACCGGCCGCACACACCAGATCCGCGTGCACTTCTCGGCGCTCCGCCACCCCTGCGCCGGCGACCTCACCTACGGCGCGGACCCGCGCCTGGCAGCCGAACTGGGCCTCACGCGGCAATGGCTGCACGCCCACCGGCTCGGCTTCGCCCACCCCCGGACGGGCGAGCCGGTCTCGGTCACGAGCCCCTATCCCGTGGACCTGGCCTACGCCCTGACCGCACTGTCCAGAGGCCTCGTATGA
- the dnaE gene encoding DNA polymerase III subunit alpha produces MATPASTDSFVHLHNHTEYSMLDGAARLTDLFSHTEELGMSALATTDHGFVFGAFDFWSKAKSAGIKPIIGVEAYLTPGTARNDRTRVQWGGGGRDDVSGAGAYTHMTLWSETTEGMHNLFRMSSLASLEGYLYKPRMDRDLLQTYGKGLIATTGCPSGEVQTKLRLGLYNEAKQAASDFRDIFGAENYFCELMDHGLDIERNVKADLIKLARELGLPLVATNDLHYTHAEDSKAHAALLCVQSGSTLADPKRFKFDADEFYLKSPAEMRAIFRDYPDACDNTLLIAERCDVDFNTKANYMPRFPVPEGENEQSWFVKEVETGLQYRYPAGVPDDVRKQAEFEVGVITQMGFPGYFLVVADFINWAKNNGIRVGPGRGSGAGSMVAYAMRITDLDPLKHGLIFERFLNPERVSMPDFDVDFDDRRRSEVIRYVTEKYGDERVAMIVTYGTIKAKQALKDSSRVMGYPFSTGERLTKAMPPDVMGKGLALADVHNKDAKRFSEAEELRELLKTDADSAKVFETALGLEGLKRQWGVHAAGVIMSSDPLIDIIPIMRREQDGQIITQFDYPTCEGLGLIKMDFLGLRNLTIITDAVENITANKGVDLVLEDLELDDKESYELLARGDTLGVFQLDGGPMRSLLKLMRPDNFEDISAVLALYRPGPMGVNSHTNYALRKNGLQDIEPIHPELEGPLEEILGGTYGLIVYQEQVMSAAQKLANFTLGQADMLRRAMGKKKKSELDKQQADFFAGMKANGYSQAAMDKLWTVLESFSDYAFNKAHTAAYGLVSYWTAYLKAHYPAEYMAALLTSVGDDKDKLAIYLNECRRMGITVLPPDVNESSVNFTPVGKDIRFGMGAIRNVGANVVGAMVGAREEKGAFTSFSDFLQKVPAVVCNKRTIESLIKAGAFDSLRHPRRALAMIHEEAVDSVIVLKRNEAANQFDLFSAFDDGPDAVGGLSVEVPDLPEWDKKDKLSFERDMLGLYVSDHPLQGLEGILSQHADSSIPSIISEEGPADGAIVTIAGMITSLQRRIAKNSGNAYARAEVEDLAGSMEVMFFGQVYGPISAVLAEDLIVVVRGRLQRRDDGAVMLNAQELTVPDLSEGHSGPVVISMLQHKATETAVTALGDVLRTHPGTSEVLIRLNGSRTVEVMKLGVDLRVNPTPGLFGDLKVLLGPACLDA; encoded by the coding sequence GTGGCTACTCCTGCATCGACCGACTCGTTCGTCCATCTCCACAACCACACCGAGTACTCGATGCTCGACGGCGCGGCCCGCCTGACGGACCTGTTCAGCCACACCGAGGAACTCGGGATGAGCGCCCTCGCCACGACGGACCACGGGTTCGTCTTCGGTGCCTTCGACTTCTGGAGCAAGGCGAAGAGCGCCGGCATCAAGCCCATCATCGGCGTCGAGGCGTACCTGACGCCGGGGACCGCCCGGAACGACCGCACCCGCGTCCAGTGGGGCGGCGGCGGGCGCGACGACGTCTCCGGCGCCGGAGCGTACACGCACATGACGCTGTGGTCGGAGACCACCGAGGGCATGCACAACCTGTTCCGGATGTCCTCGCTGGCGTCCCTCGAGGGCTACCTCTACAAGCCCCGCATGGACCGCGACCTCCTCCAGACCTACGGCAAGGGCCTCATCGCGACCACGGGGTGCCCGTCCGGCGAGGTGCAGACGAAGCTCCGCCTCGGTCTGTACAACGAGGCAAAGCAGGCGGCCTCGGACTTCCGCGACATCTTCGGGGCCGAGAACTACTTCTGCGAGCTGATGGACCACGGGCTCGACATCGAGCGCAACGTCAAGGCGGACCTGATCAAGCTCGCCCGGGAGCTCGGCCTGCCGCTCGTCGCCACCAACGACCTGCACTACACCCATGCCGAGGACTCCAAGGCCCACGCGGCGCTGCTCTGCGTGCAGTCGGGATCCACCCTCGCCGATCCCAAGCGGTTCAAGTTCGACGCGGACGAGTTCTACCTCAAGTCGCCGGCCGAGATGCGGGCGATCTTCCGGGACTACCCCGACGCCTGCGACAACACGCTGCTCATCGCCGAGCGGTGCGACGTCGACTTCAACACCAAGGCCAACTACATGCCGCGGTTCCCGGTCCCCGAGGGCGAGAACGAGCAGTCCTGGTTCGTCAAGGAGGTCGAGACCGGGCTGCAGTACCGCTACCCGGCCGGCGTGCCCGACGACGTCCGCAAGCAGGCGGAGTTCGAGGTCGGCGTCATCACCCAGATGGGCTTCCCGGGGTACTTCCTCGTGGTGGCCGACTTCATCAACTGGGCCAAGAACAACGGCATCCGGGTGGGCCCGGGCCGAGGCTCCGGTGCGGGTTCCATGGTGGCGTACGCCATGCGCATCACCGACCTCGATCCGCTCAAGCACGGCCTCATCTTCGAGCGGTTCCTCAACCCGGAGCGCGTCTCCATGCCCGACTTCGACGTCGACTTCGATGATCGGCGCCGCTCCGAGGTCATCCGCTACGTGACGGAGAAGTACGGCGACGAGCGCGTGGCCATGATCGTCACGTACGGCACCATCAAGGCCAAGCAGGCCCTCAAGGACTCCTCCCGCGTCATGGGCTACCCGTTCTCCACCGGGGAGCGCCTCACCAAGGCGATGCCGCCGGACGTCATGGGCAAGGGCCTCGCCCTTGCGGACGTCCACAACAAGGACGCCAAGCGCTTCTCCGAGGCCGAGGAACTGCGGGAGCTCCTCAAGACCGACGCCGACTCCGCGAAGGTCTTCGAGACGGCCCTCGGCCTCGAGGGGCTGAAGCGCCAGTGGGGCGTGCACGCGGCGGGCGTCATCATGTCCTCCGACCCCCTGATCGACATCATCCCGATCATGCGCCGTGAGCAGGACGGCCAGATCATCACCCAGTTCGACTACCCCACGTGCGAGGGGCTCGGACTGATCAAGATGGACTTCCTCGGCCTGAGGAACCTGACGATCATCACGGACGCGGTCGAGAACATCACGGCGAACAAGGGCGTGGACCTCGTCCTCGAGGACCTCGAGCTCGATGACAAGGAGTCCTACGAGCTCCTGGCGCGCGGCGACACCCTCGGCGTCTTCCAGCTCGACGGCGGTCCCATGCGCTCGCTGCTGAAGCTCATGCGCCCCGACAACTTCGAGGACATCTCCGCCGTCCTGGCGCTGTACCGGCCGGGGCCCATGGGCGTGAACTCGCACACGAACTACGCCCTGCGCAAGAACGGGCTGCAGGACATCGAGCCGATCCACCCAGAACTCGAGGGACCGCTCGAGGAGATCCTCGGCGGGACGTACGGCCTCATCGTGTACCAGGAGCAGGTCATGTCGGCCGCGCAGAAGCTCGCGAACTTCACGCTCGGCCAGGCGGACATGCTCCGACGGGCCATGGGCAAGAAGAAAAAGTCCGAGCTGGACAAGCAGCAGGCGGACTTCTTCGCGGGCATGAAGGCCAACGGCTACTCCCAGGCGGCCATGGACAAACTGTGGACCGTGCTGGAGTCCTTCTCCGACTACGCGTTCAACAAGGCCCACACCGCGGCCTACGGGCTCGTGTCCTACTGGACCGCGTACCTCAAGGCGCACTACCCCGCCGAGTACATGGCGGCGCTGCTCACCAGCGTGGGCGACGACAAGGACAAGCTGGCCATCTACCTCAACGAGTGCCGCCGCATGGGCATCACGGTGCTGCCCCCCGACGTCAACGAGTCGAGCGTCAACTTCACCCCGGTCGGCAAGGACATCCGCTTCGGCATGGGCGCCATCCGCAACGTCGGCGCGAACGTCGTGGGAGCCATGGTGGGCGCACGGGAGGAGAAGGGCGCCTTCACGTCCTTCAGCGACTTCCTGCAGAAGGTACCCGCCGTCGTCTGCAACAAGCGCACCATCGAATCCCTCATCAAGGCCGGGGCCTTCGATTCGCTCCGGCACCCCCGCCGGGCCCTCGCGATGATCCACGAGGAGGCCGTGGACTCCGTGATCGTCCTCAAGCGCAACGAGGCGGCCAACCAGTTCGACCTTTTCAGCGCGTTCGACGACGGCCCGGACGCTGTCGGCGGTCTGTCCGTCGAGGTCCCCGACCTGCCGGAGTGGGACAAGAAGGACAAGCTGTCCTTCGAGCGGGACATGCTCGGGCTGTACGTCTCGGACCACCCGCTGCAGGGCCTCGAGGGGATCCTCAGCCAGCACGCGGACTCGTCCATCCCCTCGATCATCAGCGAGGAGGGGCCGGCGGACGGCGCGATCGTCACCATCGCCGGCATGATCACGTCCCTGCAGCGCAGGATCGCCAAGAACAGCGGCAACGCCTACGCGCGGGCCGAGGTCGAGGACCTCGCCGGATCCATGGAGGTCATGTTCTTCGGGCAGGTGTACGGGCCCATCTCGGCGGTCCTGGCGGAGGACCTGATCGTGGTGGTCCGCGGACGCCTGCAGCGCCGGGACGACGGCGCCGTGATGCTCAACGCGCAGGAACTCACGGTGCCGGACCTCAGCGAGGGACACTCCGGGCCCGTGGTGATCTCCATGCTGCAGCACAAGGCCACCGAGACCGCCGTGACCGCACTTGGTGACGTCCTGCGGACGCACCCCGGGACGAGCGAGGTGCTGATCCGCCTGAACGGATCCCGCACGGTCGAGGTGATGAAGCTCGGCGTCGACCTGCGGGTGAACCCGACGCCGGGTCTCTTCGGTGACCTCAAGGTGCTGCTCGGGCCCGCCTGCCTCGACGCCTGA
- a CDS encoding YggT family protein, whose translation MSLVFALIYLVLMLFQLALILRIIYDAVQGFARDWRPQKLALVVASGVYSVTDPPVKGLRRLIPPLRMGGVQLDLAFLVLFILVLILMSVSAGLAA comes from the coding sequence GTGAGTTTGGTATTTGCCCTGATCTACCTGGTACTGATGCTGTTCCAGCTCGCCCTGATCCTGCGAATCATCTACGACGCCGTCCAGGGGTTCGCGCGCGACTGGCGCCCGCAGAAGCTGGCCCTCGTGGTCGCATCGGGGGTCTACTCGGTCACCGATCCGCCGGTCAAGGGCCTTCGCCGGCTCATCCCGCCGCTGCGCATGGGCGGCGTGCAGCTCGACCTCGCCTTCCTTGTGCTCTTCATCCTGGTGCTGATCCTGATGTCCGTGTCGGCGGGTCTCGCAGCCTAG
- a CDS encoding flavin reductase family protein, giving the protein MNNPSPAPTGLQSPSEPHGESFREVFRRHAAGVAIITAVYDDVPYGFTATSVASLSAEPPRFSFNMARTSSSWPAVANTNFVGVHMLSTENEGLANRFARTKDRFTGDHWEPGPEGVPIIRDVAGWLVGRISMRLSFENNAVVVAEVIAGNIGPDGAPLLYHGGSYGTPTATDYVI; this is encoded by the coding sequence GTGAACAACCCGAGCCCCGCACCGACAGGCCTGCAGTCCCCGTCCGAGCCTCACGGGGAGTCCTTCCGCGAGGTCTTCCGCCGTCATGCCGCAGGCGTCGCCATCATCACCGCGGTGTACGACGACGTCCCCTACGGCTTCACGGCCACCTCGGTCGCCTCGCTGTCCGCCGAGCCGCCGCGCTTCTCGTTCAACATGGCCCGGACGTCGTCCTCATGGCCCGCCGTCGCGAACACCAACTTCGTGGGGGTCCACATGCTCAGCACGGAGAACGAGGGCCTCGCCAACCGCTTCGCCCGGACGAAGGACCGCTTCACCGGTGACCACTGGGAGCCGGGACCGGAGGGCGTCCCCATCATCCGGGATGTCGCCGGCTGGCTGGTGGGCCGCATCAGCATGCGCCTGTCCTTCGAGAACAACGCCGTGGTCGTGGCCGAGGTCATCGCGGGGAACATCGGGCCGGACGGCGCTCCCCTGCTCTACCACGGCGGCAGCTACGGCACGCCGACCGCCACCGACTATGTCATCTGA
- the nrdR gene encoding transcriptional regulator NrdR, producing the protein MYCPYCRNPDSRVVDSRLADDGSAIRRRRLCPQCGRRFSTVETTSLSVIKRSGAGEPFSRMKIINGVRKACQGRPVTEDDLALLAQEVEENVRASGVAEIDAHEVGLAILGPLRKLDQIAYLRFASVYQGFESLEDFEEAIQTLRQQAKDNERVPSGARRPLTAH; encoded by the coding sequence ATGTACTGTCCGTACTGCCGCAACCCCGACTCCCGGGTCGTCGACAGCCGCCTCGCCGACGACGGGTCGGCCATCCGCCGCCGTCGCCTCTGCCCGCAGTGCGGCCGCCGCTTCAGCACCGTGGAGACCACGAGCCTGAGCGTCATCAAGCGCTCGGGCGCCGGTGAGCCGTTCAGCCGGATGAAGATCATCAACGGTGTCCGCAAGGCATGCCAGGGCCGGCCGGTGACCGAGGACGACCTCGCGCTCCTGGCGCAGGAGGTCGAGGAGAACGTCCGTGCCAGCGGCGTCGCCGAGATCGACGCACACGAGGTGGGACTCGCCATCCTCGGGCCGCTGCGCAAGCTGGACCAGATCGCGTACCTGCGCTTCGCCAGCGTCTACCAGGGCTTCGAATCACTCGAGGACTTCGAAGAGGCCATCCAGACCCTCCGCCAGCAGGCGAAGGACAACGAGCGCGTGCCCAGCGGGGCGCGGAGGCCGTTGACGGCGCACTAG
- a CDS encoding cell division protein SepF: MAGALRKTMIYLGLADGDEHYEPEAKSAHSRNEDYSVDYDRDERHLEPAPAARVAPAEEYRAPVTPIKRAPSSREDSAALRQITTIHPRSYNDAKLIGESFRDGIPVIMNVTDMGEADAKRLVDFSAGLVFGLHGSIERVTNKVFLLSPSYIEVLGEDLKASEAQTSFFNQS, encoded by the coding sequence ATGGCTGGCGCACTGCGCAAGACAATGATCTACCTTGGGCTCGCCGACGGTGACGAGCACTACGAGCCCGAAGCGAAAAGCGCGCACAGCAGGAACGAGGACTATTCAGTGGATTACGACCGCGACGAACGCCATCTCGAGCCGGCTCCTGCAGCCCGGGTAGCCCCCGCCGAGGAATACCGTGCCCCCGTCACGCCGATCAAGCGCGCGCCGTCGTCCCGCGAGGACTCCGCCGCCCTGCGCCAGATCACCACGATCCACCCCCGCTCCTACAACGACGCCAAGCTGATCGGCGAGAGCTTCCGCGACGGGATCCCGGTCATCATGAATGTCACCGACATGGGGGAGGCCGACGCGAAGCGTCTGGTGGACTTCTCCGCAGGGCTCGTGTTCGGTCTCCACGGCAGCATCGAGCGGGTCACCAATAAGGTGTTCCTGCTGTCGCCGTCGTATATTGAAGTCCTCGGCGAGGACCTGAAGGCCAGCGAAGCGCAGACCAGCTTCTTCAACCAGAGCTGA